One region of Drosophila kikkawai strain 14028-0561.14 chromosome 2R, DkikHiC1v2, whole genome shotgun sequence genomic DNA includes:
- the LOC108080967 gene encoding asparagine synthetase domain-containing protein CG17486: MCGILCAVSHDADSNFQSLIEALKGLMKNRGPDKQAEIKLNYETGNILLAGSVLWQQGADLQKQPINGGNFIILFNGDFYNLQKPDNISDTAFIANKLAKCNNAEQIISVLKLLEGPHSLIIFDKRDQILYFSRDTLGRNSLIIERTQYGINLLSTSGYFNSNQLSLELPPLGVYQINTNNLTSCFLHLWQPMNEYAEQLLYNLDVVVGLKTTVESIISPSWLLKKNLEFDYDFYKFPYNADHVELYQNLINQPQIKASLNTLDKLLSNSVANRVKCTAPLCRICLSELNQKETVCRHAKICILFSGGIDCTILALLANKFVPYNEPIELINVAFESLSGQNVSEKLWDVPDRRTSLMSVNELKRICPERFWNLLEVNVTREELKTQLSTRIKNLIYPLQTILDESLGCAYWFASNCPNSTARVALIGSGADELFGGYCRHRNAYRRCLGTNSERQLSVQSELDVDWQRIPARNLARDDRVIADNGKTARSPFIEENIVQFLRSLEPFQKCCFSFPEGVGDKLLLRLYGYKIGLRDVALLKKRAIQFGSRIANKRENASAQSEHLKCNT, translated from the coding sequence aTGTGTGGAATTTTGTGCGCCGTTTCCCATGATGCTGATTCGAATTTTCAAAGTCTAATCGAGGCTCTCAAAGGGCTAATGAAAAATCGAGGCCCTGACAAACAGGCCGAAATTAAACTCAATTATGAAACTGGAAATATTTTGCTTGCCGGCAGCGTCTTATGGCAACAAGGGGCTGATTTACAAAAGCAGCCTATAAACGGAGgcaatttcattattttatttaatggaGATTTCTACAATTTACAGAAACCTGACAACATTTCTGATACTGCttttatagctaacaaattaGCTAAGTGCAATAATGCTGAACAGATAATATCAGTTCTTAAGCTTTTGGAAGGACCACAtagtttaataatatttgacaaACGCGAtcaaatactttatttttcccGTGACACACTGGGCAgaaattcattaattattgAACGCACCCAATATGGTATTAATTTATTGAGTACATCAGGATACTTTAATAGCAACCAATTATCATTAGAATTGCCTCCATTAGGTGTTTATCAAATTAATACTAATAATTTAACGTCATGTTTTTTGCACCTATGGCAGCCGATGAATGAGTACGCAGAGCAGCTTTTATACAACCTTGATGTTGTAGTTGGCCTGAAAACTACAGTAGAAAGTATAATTTCGCCTAGTTGgctcctaaaaaaaaatttggaattTGACTATgatttctataaatttcctTATAATGCTGACCATGTGGAGCTCTATCAAAATCTTATAAATCAACCACAGATTAAAGCATCGCTAAACACTCTTGATAAATTGCTTTCTAACTCTGTAGCAAACCGTGTTAAATGTACGGCTCCATTATGTCGAATCTGTTTAAGCGAACTTAATCAGAAGGAAACTGTCTGCAGGCATGCCAAaatatgcattttattttcaggCGGCATAGATTGTACCATCTTGGCCTTACTTGCCAACAAATTTGTGCCCTATAATGAGCCGATTGAACTTATTAATGTTGCCTTCGAAAGCCTTAGCGGTCAAAACGTATCTGAGAAGCTTTGGGATGTACCTGACCGCAGAACTTCTCTTATGTCTGTCAACGAATTAAAGCGAATATGTCCTGAGCGGTTCTGGAATTTGCTGGAAGTTAATGTCACCCGCGAGGAGTTAAAAACACAACTTTCAACGCGTATAAAAAATctcatatatccacttcagacaATCTTGGATGAGAGTTTGGGATGTGCCTACTGGTTTGCTTCAAATTGCCCAAATTCAACTGCCCGAGTGGCCCTGATAGGTAGTGGAGCAGATGAGTTATTTGGTGGATATTGCCGTCATCGAAATGCATATAGGCGTTGCCTAGGAACCAATTCGGAGCGCCAACTTTCTGTGCAAAGCGAGCTTGATGTTGACTGGCAACGAATACCGGCCCGGAACTTGGCCAGAGATGATCGAGTTATTGCAGACAATGGCAAAACAGCGCGTTCACCATTCATCGAGGAGAACATTGTTCAATTTCTTAGATCTTTAGAACCGTTCCAAAAATGTTGCTTTAGTTTTCCCGAGGGTGTAGGAGATAAGTTGCTTCTAAGGCTGTACGGCTATAAAATCGGTCTGCGAGACGTGgctttgttaaaaaaaagagcaatACAGTTTGGTTCCAGAATTGCTAACAAAAGGGAAAATGCTTCAGCTCAGTCTGAACATCTTAAATGtaatacttaa